Proteins from a genomic interval of Treponema brennaborense DSM 12168:
- a CDS encoding YbaB/EbfC family nucleoid-associated protein, producing the protein MNPFELLKNAQSMKEQFAKIQEELKLIEVTGSAGGGIVKVTVNGQFETQRVELDPIAVDPRDIPMLQDLITAASRDAVSRVQDAVKDKLGPLANGLNIPGLNL; encoded by the coding sequence ATGAATCCGTTCGAACTGCTGAAAAACGCGCAGAGCATGAAAGAACAATTTGCAAAAATTCAGGAAGAATTGAAGCTGATAGAAGTAACCGGCTCGGCGGGCGGCGGAATCGTAAAAGTAACGGTGAACGGTCAATTCGAGACGCAGCGGGTGGAACTTGATCCTATTGCCGTCGATCCGCGCGATATTCCGATGCTGCAAGATTTGATTACGGCGGCGAGCCGGGACGCGGTGAGCCGCGTTCAGGATGCAGTCAAAGACAAACTCGGCCCTCTGGCGAACGGATTGAATATTCCCGGCTTGAATCTGTAG
- the dnaX gene encoding DNA polymerase III subunit gamma/tau: MAYEVTATRRRPQRFDDLVGQEFVAATLKNAIQSGKIAHAYLFAGPRGCGKTSSARILAKALNCEKGPAAVPCGECAACREITRGSSLDVIEIDGASNTSVNDVRQIKDEVLFPPNSCRYKIYIIDEVHMLSTSAFNALLKTIEEPPPYVIFIFATTELHKVPATIKSRCQQFHFRLVAVEQIKELLAQAAAEIQVQADDEALYWIARESTGSIRDAYTLFDQVSSFSDGHITFDKIREKLGLVGVDRLNGLCEICVAADASAAIERLDEILQSGVSIEQFISNVADYVRSLLLIKTGITKEALLGQSAERYSQAVLAAWNQVQLERALSLFLNLYRDIRYSLNPRYETELAVTRLCGLTSFVSSAEVKAAIETARIALTGSSGGSAGTQPANTAAGSANFGGQPANAAAGSANFGGLPASSAAGSANFGGQPANFGGLPASSAAPNVSALNAPIPNTAAAAAPNPNVPRFSVFGQGGGEQRPLADGGAVPPEPRRETQPLRSDVAESMKDRHDAALQQPEPEFPAQMQNQTQVGSPSAGQTVPGNSPLPGNVPAEAAEPAEPAIPLGELRELVIRELSVSNALTASALMDTQPWVLDGSVIRAGVAGSFMFNQLRKDAALIAELISAFYKRTVLFEPEAYVPEVKEEENVIPEQVEAVCRMFKGSIVGVKK; the protein is encoded by the coding sequence ATGGCATATGAAGTAACTGCAACCCGGCGCCGTCCGCAGCGGTTCGACGATTTGGTCGGACAGGAATTCGTTGCGGCAACGCTCAAAAACGCAATACAATCGGGTAAAATAGCTCACGCGTATCTGTTCGCGGGTCCGCGCGGCTGCGGAAAAACATCGTCGGCCCGCATCCTTGCGAAAGCTCTGAACTGCGAGAAAGGACCCGCCGCCGTTCCGTGCGGAGAGTGCGCGGCGTGCCGTGAAATTACGCGCGGTTCGAGTCTGGACGTTATCGAAATAGACGGTGCGTCGAACACCAGTGTAAACGACGTGCGCCAGATCAAGGACGAAGTGCTGTTCCCGCCGAATTCGTGCCGGTATAAGATTTACATCATAGACGAAGTGCATATGCTTTCTACGAGCGCGTTCAACGCGCTGCTGAAAACGATAGAAGAGCCGCCGCCGTACGTCATTTTCATTTTTGCGACGACGGAATTGCATAAGGTGCCCGCGACGATTAAAAGCCGGTGCCAACAGTTTCATTTCCGATTGGTGGCCGTGGAGCAGATAAAAGAACTGCTGGCGCAGGCGGCGGCGGAGATACAGGTGCAGGCGGACGACGAGGCGCTGTATTGGATTGCACGCGAGTCGACCGGCAGTATCCGCGACGCGTACACGCTGTTCGATCAGGTGTCGTCCTTTTCCGACGGGCATATTACGTTTGACAAAATCAGGGAAAAGCTCGGCTTGGTGGGTGTCGACCGGCTCAACGGATTATGTGAAATCTGCGTTGCCGCGGATGCATCGGCGGCGATAGAACGGCTTGACGAAATACTGCAAAGCGGCGTTTCAATAGAACAATTCATTTCAAACGTTGCCGATTACGTGCGGAGTCTGCTGCTCATAAAAACGGGCATTACCAAAGAAGCGCTGCTCGGGCAGTCTGCGGAACGTTATTCGCAGGCGGTGCTGGCGGCGTGGAATCAGGTGCAGCTTGAACGCGCGCTTTCGCTGTTTTTGAATTTATACCGGGACATACGTTATTCCCTGAATCCGCGTTACGAGACGGAACTCGCCGTTACGCGTTTGTGCGGTTTGACCTCGTTCGTTTCCTCGGCGGAGGTGAAAGCTGCGATCGAGACGGCGCGCATCGCGCTGACCGGATCGTCCGGGGGAAGTGCCGGCACTCAGCCGGCAAACACGGCGGCTGGTTCGGCAAACTTCGGCGGACAGCCGGCAAACGCGGCAGCCGGTTCGGCAAACTTCGGCGGTCTGCCGGCAAGTTCGGCGGCCGGTTCGGCAAACTTCGGCGGTCAGCCGGCAAACTTCGGCGGTCTGCCGGCAAGTTCGGCAGCTCCGAACGTATCCGCGCTGAACGCGCCCATACCGAATACGGCTGCGGCTGCGGCGCCTAATCCGAACGTTCCGCGTTTTTCGGTATTCGGACAGGGCGGAGGTGAACAGCGCCCTTTAGCTGATGGCGGAGCCGTGCCGCCTGAACCCCGGCGCGAAACTCAGCCGCTGCGTTCCGACGTGGCGGAATCGATGAAGGATCGGCATGACGCTGCCTTGCAGCAGCCTGAACCCGAATTTCCGGCGCAGATGCAGAATCAGACGCAGGTGGGTTCGCCGTCAGCCGGGCAAACCGTGCCGGGAAACTCACCGCTGCCGGGCAACGTGCCTGCTGAAGCGGCTGAACCTGCTGAACCGGCAATTCCGCTCGGTGAACTGCGGGAACTGGTGATCCGGGAGCTGTCCGTTTCAAACGCGCTGACCGCTTCGGCCCTTATGGATACGCAGCCGTGGGTTTTGGACGGATCGGTCATACGCGCGGGCGTCGCCGGTTCTTTTATGTTCAATCAGTTGCGCAAAGACGCGGCGCTGATTGCCGAACTCATTTCCGCCTTCTATAAGAGAACCGTTCTGTTTGAGCCTGAAGCGTACGTACCTGAAGTAAAAGAAGAAGAAAACGTTATTCCCGAACAGGTTGAAGCCGTGTGCAGAATGTTTAAAGGATCTATCGTAGGAGTAAAAAAATGA
- a CDS encoding ATP-dependent RNA helicase, translating to MYPPEISGLPIFPFLDDIAARLESSASRFLILTAETAAGKSTAVPFALLDHFPGKIVLLEPRRLAVSAVASRVAPLLGEQPGETAGYRLRFETKISGRTRFEVLTEAILINMLQADPSLEGVSVVVIDEFHERSVHADLALTFLKEAMLLRDDLFVLVMSATINVEKLSLFLEPTLPAPVLSVPGRRFPVKIEYAGARSAAAAVMDELSGTAENTKSGAGTPSDGAVLVFLPGIADIRRCARELAAAGAERFAEILILHSSVPFDEQRAVLDPGTGVPEKRRVILSSAIAETSLTVPDVTVVVDSGLSRISRFDPRSGMGRLSTEPESAFSAEQRAGRAGRLRAGRCVRLWNEHEVRVTETPPEILRTDLMPVVLECAQWGVTDAASLSWLDTPPSGAWNAARDLLQTMECLDESFRITSKGRAALKLGVHPRIACTALSGGREAIAAAVSYAGLDERAVAEKRRLALDLERRLKTCGYPVPAAPAYGIEAALLAGFPDRLCASLGGGTYRFPSGRVASLSDDECRQHAVFPAWIVAPDADAGERTGRIYAWHPLPADFAEAWLANRARVEYEVEFEERGKGSVRKVRKTEYVRYGKLELSSRRVETEPADAAAAVCGAVRKNGLETLPWNDAARSFLLRVRFLEARAPDRPAADGERGAFSDEALLASLERWLVPFLPPDGTVTAELLYDALYWYCGGAAVDKAVPVLLTLANGKKRKLRYERIAGTVTPVLEAVVQELFGCFETPLVSGEPVLLRLLSPARRPLQVTRDLAGFWENTWPDVCKEMKGRYPKHNWDYRRFE from the coding sequence GTGTATCCGCCTGAAATTTCCGGTTTACCGATTTTTCCGTTTTTGGACGACATCGCCGCTCGGCTCGAGTCGTCCGCTTCCCGTTTTCTGATACTGACGGCGGAAACGGCTGCCGGAAAGTCGACGGCGGTGCCGTTCGCGCTGCTCGATCATTTTCCGGGAAAAATCGTGCTGCTTGAACCGCGACGGCTTGCAGTCAGCGCGGTCGCGTCGCGCGTCGCCCCGCTGCTGGGGGAACAGCCTGGAGAAACTGCCGGCTACCGGCTCCGTTTTGAAACCAAAATTTCCGGGCGTACCCGTTTTGAGGTTTTGACCGAGGCGATCCTGATCAATATGCTGCAAGCCGATCCGTCGCTCGAAGGTGTTTCCGTGGTCGTGATAGACGAATTCCACGAACGGAGTGTGCACGCCGATCTTGCGCTGACTTTTCTGAAGGAAGCGATGCTGCTGCGCGACGATTTGTTCGTGCTGGTAATGTCGGCGACGATTAACGTTGAAAAGCTGTCCCTTTTTCTGGAACCCACGCTTCCCGCGCCCGTTCTGTCCGTTCCCGGCCGGCGATTTCCGGTGAAAATTGAATATGCAGGAGCGCGAAGCGCCGCCGCAGCCGTTATGGACGAACTGAGCGGAACTGCGGAAAATACGAAATCCGGAGCGGGCACGCCGTCGGACGGCGCCGTGCTGGTGTTCCTGCCGGGAATAGCCGACATCCGGCGCTGTGCGCGGGAACTTGCCGCCGCCGGTGCGGAGCGTTTTGCCGAAATTCTCATACTGCACAGTTCAGTTCCGTTCGACGAACAGCGGGCGGTACTCGATCCCGGTACGGGGGTACCTGAAAAGCGCCGGGTCATTCTTTCTTCTGCAATAGCCGAAACTTCTCTTACCGTTCCCGACGTTACCGTCGTCGTAGACAGCGGTTTGTCAAGAATCAGCCGGTTCGATCCGCGTTCCGGCATGGGACGGCTTTCGACCGAACCCGAAAGCGCGTTTTCTGCGGAGCAGCGCGCCGGACGCGCCGGAAGGCTTCGCGCGGGACGGTGCGTGCGTTTATGGAACGAACATGAAGTGCGCGTGACTGAAACGCCGCCCGAAATACTGCGGACCGACTTGATGCCGGTCGTGCTCGAATGCGCGCAGTGGGGCGTAACGGACGCAGCGTCCCTTTCCTGGCTCGACACGCCGCCGTCCGGTGCCTGGAACGCCGCCCGCGATCTGCTCCAAACGATGGAATGTCTTGACGAATCGTTCCGTATTACGTCTAAAGGGCGGGCGGCTTTAAAATTGGGCGTACATCCGCGGATTGCGTGCACGGCGCTGAGCGGAGGCCGTGAAGCAATCGCTGCCGCCGTTTCGTATGCCGGACTGGACGAACGCGCCGTTGCCGAAAAAAGACGGCTTGCGCTCGATTTGGAACGGCGGCTCAAAACGTGCGGATATCCGGTTCCCGCCGCGCCCGCTTACGGAATCGAGGCGGCGCTGCTTGCAGGGTTTCCCGACAGATTATGCGCTTCACTCGGCGGCGGAACGTATCGGTTTCCGTCGGGCCGCGTCGCGTCGCTTTCCGACGACGAATGCAGACAGCACGCCGTTTTTCCCGCCTGGATCGTAGCGCCCGACGCCGACGCGGGTGAACGCACCGGCCGCATTTACGCGTGGCATCCGCTTCCGGCCGATTTTGCCGAAGCGTGGCTCGCGAACCGCGCGCGCGTCGAGTATGAAGTCGAATTTGAAGAGCGCGGAAAAGGTTCCGTCCGCAAAGTCAGAAAAACCGAATACGTCCGCTACGGCAAACTGGAACTTTCAAGCCGCCGCGTCGAAACCGAACCTGCGGACGCCGCTGCCGCCGTGTGCGGCGCCGTGCGCAAAAACGGATTGGAAACGCTGCCGTGGAACGACGCGGCTCGTTCGTTTCTGCTGCGCGTTCGGTTTCTTGAAGCCCGCGCGCCGGATCGTCCCGCCGCGGACGGAGAACGAGGGGCGTTTTCCGACGAAGCGCTGCTTGCTTCTTTGGAGCGGTGGCTCGTTCCGTTCCTGCCGCCCGACGGAACGGTAACGGCGGAACTGCTGTACGACGCACTGTATTGGTATTGCGGCGGCGCGGCGGTGGACAAAGCGGTGCCGGTTCTGCTGACGCTCGCGAACGGGAAAAAACGGAAGCTGCGGTACGAACGCATCGCGGGAACCGTTACGCCGGTGCTTGAAGCGGTCGTGCAGGAATTGTTCGGCTGTTTTGAAACGCCGCTCGTTTCGGGCGAACCGGTGCTGCTCAGGCTGCTTTCTCCGGCGCGCCGCCCGCTGCAGGTTACGCGTGATCTTGCCGGGTTTTGGGAAAACACCTGGCCCGACGTCTGCAAGGAGATGAAAGGGCGGTATCCCAAACATAACTGGGATTACCGCCGCTTTGAATAA
- a CDS encoding methyl-accepting chemotaxis protein: protein MSVQVSVPRLSRSVFVLNLFIYYAPLVAFVFQILYTKSLSGAAVRQFFGSPIFITFLLTSIAVPLVLYCVCIRRIRQYDGSSASLKKANETAQLYPKLSMYLPILLNLLFSAAGLLFMGVSVPVFTAIILQSFGSVCLFSLFCYIKFLQLFEDYLQFLPLEKQYCSMPLIIRSSLVAFFSSVSVLSVAIAPLFVPRAESVSTLYLAVRMSLPLGFIGVVVAILDFFTQMQGTSRRLKEITVIAERVAVGDYSMEMMKVRSRDEFGLLVTNLNYFLRNTQSLIRDIKTGVDISQRAAETLSDNIKESDSRVQQVVNSVSTVKVEMINQAAGVEQTQATINQISGTIESLNTSIESQVASVAQASAAIEQMVANIRSVTDILAKNTKSVDDLDTAALEGQKTVEGAVNVSRRIYEESEGLIEASSIIKHIAEQTNMLAMNAAIEAAHAGEAGKGFAVVADEIRKLAEDSSAQSLMITSRLKDLGASIGAVSANTQDVQKQFLMIFELAQSVKNQEEVIMSAMKEQNTGSSQVLGAMKTIKEITQSVKDGASLMLQGSREVSVEMKKLAEVTEIINTSMGTMASDTGFITQALGLVTDSAAQNSGVVNNLNEKVDKFKL, encoded by the coding sequence ATGTCTGTACAAGTATCGGTGCCCCGGTTGTCCCGAAGCGTATTCGTTCTTAATTTGTTCATTTATTATGCCCCGCTGGTAGCTTTCGTTTTTCAGATTTTATATACGAAAAGCCTCAGCGGAGCCGCCGTTCGGCAGTTTTTCGGCTCTCCGATTTTTATCACGTTTCTGCTGACGTCGATTGCCGTTCCGCTCGTGTTGTATTGTGTGTGCATTCGGCGTATCCGGCAGTACGACGGTTCGTCGGCTTCCCTGAAGAAGGCGAATGAAACGGCGCAGTTGTATCCGAAGCTTTCAATGTATTTGCCCATTCTGCTCAATTTGCTGTTTTCCGCTGCCGGCCTTTTGTTTATGGGCGTGTCGGTTCCCGTGTTCACTGCAATCATTCTGCAGTCGTTCGGCAGCGTTTGCCTGTTCAGCCTCTTTTGTTACATCAAGTTTTTGCAGTTGTTTGAAGATTATCTGCAATTTTTACCGCTTGAAAAGCAATATTGTTCAATGCCGCTGATCATCAGATCGTCGTTGGTGGCGTTTTTCAGTTCGGTCAGCGTGCTTTCCGTGGCGATCGCGCCGTTATTCGTTCCCCGCGCCGAATCGGTTTCTACTTTGTATCTTGCCGTTCGGATGTCTTTGCCGCTGGGCTTTATCGGAGTCGTAGTGGCGATTCTCGATTTTTTCACGCAAATGCAGGGAACGTCGCGGCGGCTCAAGGAAATCACCGTGATTGCCGAACGGGTTGCCGTGGGTGATTATTCCATGGAAATGATGAAAGTCCGCAGTCGCGACGAGTTCGGTCTTCTGGTAACGAATCTGAATTATTTTCTGCGGAATACGCAGTCACTGATTCGCGATATCAAAACGGGCGTGGACATTTCGCAGCGTGCGGCGGAAACCCTTTCCGATAATATCAAGGAATCGGACAGTCGGGTGCAGCAGGTGGTGAATTCGGTGTCGACGGTAAAAGTCGAGATGATCAATCAGGCCGCGGGCGTTGAGCAGACGCAGGCGACGATCAATCAGATTTCGGGAACGATAGAATCGCTGAATACGAGCATCGAGTCGCAAGTTGCGAGCGTTGCCCAGGCTTCAGCCGCGATCGAACAGATGGTCGCAAACATCCGGTCCGTAACGGACATTCTTGCAAAAAATACGAAGTCGGTTGACGATTTGGATACGGCGGCTCTTGAGGGCCAGAAAACGGTCGAGGGTGCGGTAAACGTGTCCCGCCGCATTTACGAAGAATCGGAAGGGCTGATCGAGGCGAGTTCGATTATCAAGCATATCGCGGAGCAGACGAATATGCTCGCGATGAACGCAGCAATCGAAGCGGCGCACGCGGGGGAAGCCGGAAAGGGATTCGCCGTCGTTGCCGACGAAATCAGAAAATTGGCCGAAGATTCGAGCGCGCAGAGTTTGATGATAACCTCCCGCCTGAAAGATTTGGGAGCGTCGATCGGTGCGGTATCCGCCAATACACAGGACGTGCAAAAACAATTCCTGATGATTTTCGAGTTGGCTCAGTCGGTCAAAAATCAGGAAGAAGTCATCATGAGTGCGATGAAAGAACAGAATACCGGCAGTTCTCAAGTACTCGGCGCGATGAAAACTATCAAGGAAATTACGCAGTCGGTAAAAGACGGCGCTTCGCTGATGCTGCAGGGCAGCCGGGAAGTGTCCGTGGAAATGAAAAAACTTGCCGAAGTGACCGAAATCATCAATACGTCCATGGGAACGATGGCGAGCGACACCGGTTTTATTACGCAGGCGCTTGGTCTCGTTACCGACTCGGCCGCGCAGAATTCCGGTGTCGTGAATAATCTGAATGAGAAAGTCGATAAATTTAAACTGTAA
- the trhA gene encoding PAQR family membrane homeostasis protein TrhA encodes MRAERKAAEAAIPKRYSIGEEIFNSVTHGIGAGLAAAAIVLLIVRAVVYAPDDGKGFYITSFAVFGASLFVLYLMSTLYHALTPYGAKKVFAIFDHSSIYLLIAGTYTPFCLTVLRGTMGWVLFAVIWGLAVAGMTFYAIFGSRMRLLSAVTYVLMGWLVVVAFKPMSETLPWLSLVLLITGGVAYTVGCIFYALKKIKWMHSVWHLFVIAGSAFHFFSVYYSIPV; translated from the coding sequence CTGCGTGCGGAGCGGAAAGCGGCGGAAGCTGCCATTCCCAAGCGCTATTCAATCGGTGAAGAAATATTCAATTCCGTTACGCACGGTATCGGCGCGGGCCTCGCGGCCGCAGCAATCGTGCTGCTGATTGTCAGGGCGGTCGTGTACGCCCCCGACGACGGAAAAGGGTTTTATATTACCAGTTTTGCCGTTTTCGGCGCGTCGCTGTTCGTGTTATATTTGATGTCCACGCTGTATCACGCGCTGACGCCGTACGGAGCAAAAAAGGTTTTCGCCATTTTCGATCATTCTTCCATTTATTTGCTGATTGCCGGAACGTATACGCCGTTCTGTCTGACCGTGCTGCGCGGTACGATGGGCTGGGTGCTGTTCGCCGTTATTTGGGGGCTCGCCGTTGCGGGAATGACGTTTTACGCCATATTCGGCAGCAGAATGCGCTTATTGTCAGCCGTAACGTACGTGCTGATGGGCTGGCTGGTTGTGGTCGCGTTCAAACCTATGTCCGAAACTCTGCCGTGGCTGAGCCTCGTGCTGCTTATTACCGGCGGCGTTGCGTATACGGTCGGCTGCATTTTTTACGCGCTGAAAAAAATTAAATGGATGCATTCCGTGTGGCATCTGTTCGTGATTGCCGGCAGCGCGTTTCATTTTTTCTCAGTCTATTATTCCATTCCGGTATAA
- the rlmB gene encoding 23S rRNA (guanosine(2251)-2'-O)-methyltransferase RlmB yields MADKIVTGFHAVEEYVRRAAVQEKQPAALQLFYAAPGPRVKKILAAAEKAGIPCKKTESGELDKLTASLSVTAREHRGVVLRVSGAAEETLNRIDFDGYVASVSAPGAAERQTVVVLDSVTDPHNIGAILRSCDQLGVSLAVLPERRGVKNVDGSEVISRASAGASAWVPISIASNLVRAVGQLKAAGFWIYGADSGGTPVTDVDFPPRTVLIMGSEGSGISRLLAEQCDRIVSIPTCGKLDSLNVSVAAGILLYDIYRKSL; encoded by the coding sequence GTGGCAGATAAAATCGTAACGGGGTTTCACGCCGTTGAAGAATACGTTCGGCGCGCCGCGGTGCAGGAAAAACAGCCCGCCGCGCTGCAGTTGTTCTACGCTGCGCCCGGACCCCGCGTCAAAAAGATACTGGCCGCCGCAGAAAAAGCCGGCATCCCCTGTAAAAAAACGGAAAGCGGCGAACTGGACAAACTGACGGCTTCTCTGAGCGTTACCGCGCGGGAGCACCGCGGCGTCGTTTTGCGCGTCAGCGGCGCGGCGGAAGAGACTCTGAACAGAATCGATTTCGACGGATACGTCGCGTCCGTTTCCGCACCGGGTGCGGCTGAACGGCAGACGGTCGTCGTCCTTGATTCCGTGACGGATCCGCATAACATCGGAGCTATTCTGCGCAGCTGTGATCAGCTGGGCGTGTCGCTCGCGGTTCTGCCTGAACGCCGCGGCGTTAAAAACGTCGACGGCAGCGAAGTTATCAGCCGGGCGAGTGCGGGTGCGAGCGCTTGGGTTCCGATTTCGATCGCATCGAATTTGGTTCGGGCCGTAGGACAGCTCAAAGCCGCCGGTTTTTGGATTTACGGCGCGGATTCAGGCGGTACGCCCGTGACCGACGTCGATTTTCCGCCGCGAACGGTGCTGATTATGGGAAGCGAAGGCAGCGGTATTTCCCGACTGCTTGCGGAGCAGTGCGATCGGATCGTTTCCATTCCGACGTGCGGTAAGCTCGACAGTTTGAACGTGTCCGTTGCCGCGGGTATTCTGCTGTACGATATATATAGAAAATCTTTGTAA
- a CDS encoding YchJ family protein: MKTSDRVCPCGSGKTYGECCEPVIKGTRLAATAEELMRARYSAYEKHEIDFIINSCEHGEDVNEIDRDATRTWSEDSTWHGLKILRTEKGTAADTEGVVEFEAVYTRKGLRDVHHETGVFKKIDGKWLYSSGNLKTTTVVRDGRKVGRNEPCPCGSGKKYKACCGR; this comes from the coding sequence ATGAAAACATCTGATAGAGTATGCCCCTGCGGTTCGGGCAAAACGTACGGTGAATGCTGCGAGCCGGTCATAAAAGGAACGCGTCTTGCGGCGACGGCCGAAGAACTGATGCGCGCCCGTTATTCCGCGTATGAAAAACATGAAATCGATTTTATCATCAACAGCTGCGAGCACGGCGAGGACGTCAACGAAATCGACCGCGACGCAACCCGCACCTGGAGCGAAGACTCGACATGGCACGGGCTTAAAATCCTGCGGACGGAAAAAGGCACGGCCGCCGACACGGAAGGCGTCGTCGAATTCGAGGCCGTCTACACCCGTAAAGGGCTCCGCGACGTACATCACGAGACCGGCGTCTTCAAGAAAATCGACGGTAAGTGGCTGTATTCAAGCGGCAATCTGAAAACGACGACCGTCGTGCGCGACGGCCGCAAAGTCGGCCGCAACGAGCCGTGTCCGTGCGGTTCCGGTAAAAAATACAAGGCGTGTTGTGGCAGATAA
- a CDS encoding SDR family oxidoreductase: MLRVLFIGGTGNISTSVSRLCVERGFRLTLLTRNGAAGIDGAESVACDITDENAVRRLLNGRSWDAVVDWIAYTPDQVRRDVELFRGKTAQYVFISSASAYQKPAVNCFITESTPLANPYWEYSRNKIACEQLLTDAYRKEGFPAVIVRPSHTYDKLIPLPIGGGREYTAVDRIKKGLPVISHGDGTSLWVLTHAEDFAKGFVGLLGNVRATGNAFHITSDEVLSWDQIYQAIGAAVNRVPQIVHVTSDRLAAADPRYEGELLGDKAWSVIFDNTKIKRLVPSFICSIPFSQGIRRTVDWFEADPARMVVNPATNAFIERMLQAR, from the coding sequence ATGCTGCGGGTGCTTTTTATCGGGGGAACGGGAAATATCAGTACGAGCGTGAGCCGGTTGTGTGTGGAACGGGGATTCCGCCTGACGCTGCTCACCAGAAACGGAGCGGCCGGCATCGACGGTGCGGAATCCGTTGCGTGCGATATAACCGATGAAAACGCCGTGCGGCGGCTGCTGAACGGGCGCAGTTGGGATGCGGTAGTCGATTGGATTGCGTACACTCCGGATCAGGTGCGGCGTGATGTCGAACTGTTCCGCGGAAAGACTGCGCAGTACGTTTTTATCAGCAGTGCGAGCGCGTATCAGAAACCGGCGGTCAACTGTTTTATCACGGAATCTACGCCGCTGGCGAATCCGTATTGGGAATATTCGCGCAATAAAATTGCCTGCGAACAGCTGCTGACGGACGCATACCGGAAGGAAGGCTTTCCTGCCGTGATCGTGCGGCCGTCTCACACCTACGATAAGCTAATTCCGCTGCCGATTGGCGGCGGTCGCGAATATACCGCCGTCGACCGGATAAAAAAGGGTCTGCCGGTGATCAGTCACGGTGACGGAACGTCACTGTGGGTGCTGACGCACGCCGAGGATTTTGCGAAGGGCTTCGTCGGGCTGCTCGGTAACGTCCGGGCGACCGGCAACGCGTTTCACATCACGTCCGACGAAGTGCTCTCGTGGGACCAAATTTATCAGGCGATCGGTGCCGCCGTCAATCGGGTGCCCCAAATCGTTCACGTTACGAGCGACCGGCTTGCTGCCGCCGATCCGCGCTATGAAGGCGAATTGTTGGGCGACAAAGCGTGGAGCGTTATTTTCGATAATACCAAGATAAAACGGCTGGTGCCGTCTTTTATCTGTTCGATTCCGTTCAGTCAGGGAATCCGCAGAACGGTAGACTGGTTCGAGGCGGATCCGGCGCGAATGGTCGTGAATCCGGCGACGAACGCGTTTATCGAACGGATGCTGCAAGCACGCTGA
- a CDS encoding DUF5723 family protein, which translates to MKKICCVFLLVAVMGAASAELNPPHRYFEIGTDVSAGVSNNWFAVNDFFKDVLLVDLNKMSDELKDGMNLNAAADVNVFMNLNLGKVARIGTFVAVDGDGMVNLPQTLLDFIANGNAQTPNGFSGELYIGTAVYVEAGFSIQSFVKKFGIKVTPTVFMPALYVPDTEAAYSVSTKDDGHSSISASADISVYSAIPLDTRTLNVSEQLAGAGLDFDLEVEYPLLKNLDLGVALRHIPAVPASMIYKMGFTATAEYAMEPLLNGSSSGLKYDGTYTHTDPVYETLSSPYTVQRPIIFGVQAAYRPFGDWFVVKGNADCVFKNPVYLNAGVEAGVYFLPMSKMGGHLLAAAFSMNYEDSVWIQRVTIGLNLRVLELTAHVSSQSSDFIKSFTGTGLGAGLGVRIGF; encoded by the coding sequence ATGAAAAAAATCTGTTGCGTTTTTTTACTTGTCGCCGTGATGGGCGCCGCGTCTGCAGAATTGAATCCTCCGCACCGGTATTTTGAAATCGGAACGGACGTTTCCGCGGGCGTTTCAAACAACTGGTTTGCAGTGAATGATTTTTTTAAGGACGTTTTGCTGGTTGATTTGAACAAAATGTCCGACGAACTGAAAGACGGAATGAACCTCAACGCGGCTGCAGACGTAAACGTGTTCATGAATTTGAATCTCGGCAAAGTGGCTCGGATCGGAACGTTCGTTGCGGTGGACGGTGACGGAATGGTCAACCTTCCGCAGACTCTGCTCGATTTTATTGCGAACGGCAACGCGCAGACTCCGAACGGATTTTCCGGCGAGCTCTATATAGGTACGGCGGTATACGTGGAAGCGGGATTTTCGATTCAGTCGTTCGTCAAAAAGTTCGGAATAAAAGTGACGCCGACGGTGTTTATGCCTGCGCTGTACGTTCCCGATACCGAAGCTGCGTATTCGGTAAGTACGAAGGACGACGGTCATTCAAGTATTTCCGCTTCGGCCGACATCAGCGTGTATTCGGCTATTCCGCTGGATACGAGAACGCTGAACGTATCGGAACAGTTAGCCGGGGCGGGGCTCGATTTTGATCTGGAGGTTGAATATCCGCTGCTGAAAAATCTTGATTTGGGCGTTGCGCTGCGTCATATTCCGGCGGTTCCCGCGTCAATGATCTATAAAATGGGTTTTACGGCGACGGCTGAATATGCAATGGAGCCGCTTTTGAACGGTTCATCCAGCGGTCTTAAATACGACGGCACATACACGCATACCGACCCCGTATATGAAACGCTGAGTTCTCCGTATACGGTGCAGCGGCCGATCATTTTCGGTGTACAGGCGGCTTATCGTCCGTTCGGTGACTGGTTCGTCGTAAAAGGCAATGCGGATTGCGTGTTCAAGAATCCGGTGTACCTGAACGCGGGCGTGGAAGCCGGCGTTTATTTCCTGCCGATGAGTAAAATGGGCGGGCATTTGTTGGCGGCGGCTTTTTCCATGAATTATGAAGATTCGGTTTGGATACAGCGCGTGACCATCGGTTTGAACTTGCGGGTGTTGGAACTTACCGCGCACGTTTCAAGCCAGAGCAGTGACTTTATAAAGAGTTTTACGGGAACGGGGCTCGGCGCAGGATTGGGCGTCAGAATCGGTTTCTAA